The genome window GTGACAGGAAATTAGCCGAACAGGCCGGCATCGATGTACTTTTTTATCCGTCGGTAAACGATATATATGGGAAATTTGCCCGTACATTGGTTGAAGTCGAAGACATGGGCAAAGTCATGTGCGGTATCACACGCCCGACTCATTTCCGCGGCGTAACAACAGTTGTCAATAAATTATTCAATATTGTCGAACCCCATGTCGCCGTATTCGGCCAAAAAGACGCCCAGCAATTTCTCATCATCAAACGCATGACGCAGGATCTTTTTATGCCGGTCGAAGTTTTAATGGCACCGATCATCAGGGAAAATGACGGATTGGCTATGAGTTCGCGTAACATCTATCTTAATCCGAACGAACGCCGTGACGCCGTATGTTTATCGCAGGCATTAAACAAAGCTCAAGAAATGATCGCCGGCGGCGAAGTACA of bacterium contains these proteins:
- the panC gene encoding pantoate--beta-alanine ligase, which gives rise to MIIFQRPEEMTQWSRDQKTLGQRIGFVPTMGFLHPGHLSLVEFAKMHGRCTQSVMSIFVNPTQFGPNEDFEKYPRDFERDRKLAEQAGIDVLFYPSVNDIYGKFARTLVEVEDMGKVMCGITRPTHFRGVTTVVNKLFNIVEPHVAVFGQKDAQQFLIIKRMTQDLFMPVEVLMAPIIRENDGLAMSSRNIYLNPNERRDAVCLSQALNKAQEMIAGGEVHSSRLADVMRTHIEKHASARIDYIAIVDTENLLPILQVQKNTLIALAVYIGKTRLIDNIIIS